A single Aspergillus puulaauensis MK2 DNA, chromosome 7, nearly complete sequence DNA region contains:
- a CDS encoding SIP1 domain-containing protein (COG:S;~EggNog:ENOG410PH4E;~InterPro:IPR035426;~PFAM:PF04938) codes for MPQKRDFPSSGSGPSPNTKRARSSYAEDDQDDEETQNSVTPYERPRNHPVFGQKSAFPGLDTINGDELFYGPADDGLEYLRMVRSEASSLPTLFNAPVATEPLAESAEVTKITTEEQDEAPQEEIVKEETTTAKRIPVGFYSDGVYISRAITKPIVDESFSEAQASYYNLLHHRFLLLRSILKCTPPSEAISALDDKHPISFPRSSKNAQKEWRRLLLQVDPQTVQLACMDMDSVLGVLVIVARLMSENVRNGDAVLVRRIGAWAWGLLGKCRDAGQLGARDIGDIRELGKRAVRILQKIREEQEVQNEEEEEDGYESGVDDDRGEHDLPNENGDEPINTVISDPDQPDTEKGTGAEELEQAKARLEARIAASSVEPIPQEEKEAEAEFEDEGIDIDVETQTRAMLDMVITIIGEHYGQRDLLEARELWTEGGPKFI; via the exons ATGCCACAAAAGCGAGATTTCCCCAGCTCAGGCTCTGGACCCTCACCAAATACCAAGCGCGCCCGATCCTCGTACGCAGAAGATGAtcaagacgacgaggagacaCAAAACTCGGTGACTCCATATGAGCGACCTCGCAACCACCCAGTGTTCGGACAGAAAAGCGCCTTTCCGGGCCTCGATACCATCAACGGAGATGAGCTCTTTTATGGACCAGCAGATGATGGATTAGAGTATTTAAGAATGGTCCG TTCTGAAGCCAGCTCCCTACCTACCCTTTTCAACGCACCCGTCGCGACAGAACCGTTGGCAGAATCGGCCGAAGTGACGAAAATAACAACCGAAGAACAAGATGAAGCTCCTCAAGAGGAGATCGTAAAGGAGGAAACCACGACTGCGAAGCGCATCCCAGTGGGATTTTATTCCGATGGCGTTTACATCAGCCGGGCGATAACAAAACCGATCGTCGATGAGTCGTTTTCGGAAGCTCAAGCCAGTTATTACAACCTCCTACACCACCGGTTCCTTCTCCTACGATCGATTCTGAAATGCACACCGCCGTCCGAAGCCATCTCCGCGCTTGACGACAAGCACCCCATCAGCTTCCCCCGGTCGTCAAAAAATGCCCAGAAGGAGTGGAGGCGCTTGCTGCTCCAGGTTGACCCCCAAACAGTGCAACTTGCATGCATGGATATGGATAGTGTCCTGGGAGTGCTGGTGATCGTGGCGCGACTTATGTCAGAGAATGTGCGCAACGGGGATGCGGTATTGGTTCGACGCATCGGAGCCTGGGCTTGGGGACTTTTAGGGAAGTGCCGAGATGCTGGACAGCTTGGGGCTCGGGATATTGGTGATATTCGGGAGCTGGGGAAACGGGCCGTGAGAATCTTGCAGAAAATACGTGAAGAACAGGAGGTCCAaaacgaggaggaagaggaggacggtTACGAGTctggcgttgacgatgatcGGGGTGAGCATGATTTGCCAAACGAGAACGGGGATGAGCCTATAAATACTGTCATTTCGGACCCCGATCAACCCGATACGGAGAAGGGGACTGGCGCGGAGGAACTGGAGCAGGCAAAAGCACGGCTCGAAGCGCGGATCGCAGCGAGCAGTGTCGAACCAATAccccaagaagaaaaggaagccGAGGCTGAATTCGAGGACGAAGGTATAGATATTGATGTGGAGACGCAGACTCGCGCAATGTTGGATATGGTCATCACGATAATCGGAGAACACTATGGGCAGCGCGATTTGTTAGAGGCGCGGGAATTATGGACTGAGGGAGGACCGAAGTTTATCTAA
- a CDS encoding Qc-SNARE protein (COG:U;~EggNog:ENOG410PFW0;~InterPro:IPR001683,IPR000727,IPR036871;~PFAM:PF00787;~go_function: GO:0035091 - phosphatidylinositol binding [Evidence IEA]): MLRHCFVQIRFRPGLELPYRPSLQLQIQLPHHPLSVLIHGALPSFQYIITLTMAPALEISIPTTTTSTTSPPHTIYNITLRLPLRSFAISKRYSDFTTFHANLASQTNSAPPDPLPAKSWFSNTVSNTELRESRRQGLESYLRAINEASDPRWRNSPAWRAFLNLPSLGTNNTKNNDSATASSARLHAAATGPGGTGGEPITDPTLWLDCYRDLKSHLHDARLHLTRRDQETTPQRQHESSARAKSSLVRAGSLISALEDGLKRISESSTNGNGSGRHSFASSSSLGEGEVRRRKDLFINARKEKDGLEDLLNAMAAKSRVDNAVASIKDKEALVGSASAAGRKPARSGRVLGKETERTRELDNQGVLQLQRDIMQDQDMSVGELMKIVQRQKELGIQINEELEVQNEMLRLVDEDATRLDQKVNVGKKRLGKIS; the protein is encoded by the exons ATGCTGCGTCATTGTTTTGTCCAGATTCGGTTTAGGCCGGGACTGGAGCTGCCTTATCGCCCATcactccaactccaaatcCAACTTCCGCATCACCCTCTGTCTGTCCTTATCCATGGAGCTCTCCCGAGCTTCCAATACATTATAACTCTCACCATGGCTCCCGCACTCGAAATATCAATCCCAACAACtacaacctcaaccacctCACCTCCCCACACAATCTATAATAtcaccctccgcctcccgcTTCGCTCTTTTGCCATCTCAAAGCGTTATTCCGACTTCACAACCTTCCACGCCAACCTAGCATCTCAAACAAACAGTGCACCCCCTGATCCGCTCCCTGCCAAATCCTGGTTCTCAAACACAGTATCTAACACCGAACTCCGCGAATCCCGGCGCCAGGGTCTCGAGTCTTACCTCCGCGCCATCAACGAAGCATCTGACCCTCGATGGCGCAATTCCCCCGCCTGGCGCGCATTCCTAAATCTACCTAGCCTGGGTACTAATAATACCAAGAATAACGACAGCGCCACTGCTTCGTCCGCTCGTCTCcacgcagcagcaacagggcCCGGCGGAACAGGAGGAGAGCCGATTACAGACCCAACATTATGGCTCGACTGCTACCGGGATTTAAAATCGCATCTGCACGACGCAAGACTCCATCTTACGCGACGGGATCAGGAGACGACACCGCAGAGGCAGCATGAGAGTTCGGCGCGGGCGAAGAGCTCTCTTGTGCGTGCGGGGTCGCTGATTTCGGCTCTAGAGGACGgattgaagaggatatctGAGAGCAGCACGAATGGAAATGGCAGTGGGCGTCATAGCTTTGCCTCTTCTAGCTCACTTGGTGAAGGCGAAGTCCGCCGGCGGAAGGACCTTTTTATTAATGCTcggaaggagaaagatggGCTCGAAGATCTATTGAATGCCATGGCGGCGAAGAGTAGGGTGGATAACGCCGTTGCGTCGATCAAGGATAAGGAGGCGCTTGTTGGGAGTGCTAGTGCCGCAGGGAGGAAACCCGCAAGGTCGGGGAGGGTTCTTGGGAAAGAGACAGAGCGAACTCGAGAGTTGGATAACCAAGGCGTCTTGCAATTGCAGCGGGATATAATGCAGGATCAGGACATGAGCGTGGGAGAATTGATGAAAATCGTGCAGCGGCAGAAGGAGCTGGGGATTCAGATTAATGAAGAGTTGGAGGTGCAGAATGAGATGCTCAGgttggtggatgaggatgcaaCAAG ACTCGACCAGAAGGTCAACGTTGGAAAGAAGAGACTGGGGAAGATCTCATAA
- the KU80 gene encoding ATP-dependent DNA helicase 2 subunit KU80 (BUSCO:EOG09261ACJ;~COG:L;~EggNog:ENOG410PK4Q;~InterPro:IPR006164,IPR014893,IPR036494,IPR016194, IPR036465,IPR005161,IPR024193;~PFAM:PF03731,PF02735,PF08785;~go_component: GO:0005634 - nucleus [Evidence IEA];~go_component: GO:0043564 - Ku70:Ku80 complex [Evidence IEA];~go_function: GO:0003677 - DNA binding [Evidence IEA];~go_function: GO:0003684 - damaged DNA binding [Evidence IEA];~go_function: GO:0042162 - telomeric DNA binding [Evidence IEA];~go_process: GO:0000723 - telomere maintenance [Evidence IEA];~go_process: GO:0006303 - double-strand break repair via nonhomologous end joining [Evidence IEA];~go_process: GO:0006310 - DNA recombination [Evidence IEA]) — protein MAEKEATVYIVDVGKSMDERHNGREVTDLEWAMQYIWDRITSTVSTGRKTAMLGVIGLKTDGTSNELQDESDESHFSHISVFSEIKQFLMSDIRLLAEQIKPSNVDKGDAISALILAIQMIITHCKKLKWKGKIVLITNGMGRMNSENLDDIVSKVKEDNIELVVLGPDFDDPEYGTKEEDKNSRKAENEALLRTISEQCDGVFGTLEQAVSEMEIPRVKAVRPIASFKGFLQLGNPEEYDTAVRIPVERYPRTMVAKPPSASQFVLRSNLAAEQEGAESVTAVPETQPEDGSALTSVRNLRTYQVSDESAPGGKIDIERDDLAKGYEYGRTAVHISETDENITTLDTTAALELVGFIQSERYARHMHLSSTNIIISQRANDKASLALSSFIHALFELESYAVARLVAKENKPPILVLLAPSIEPEYECLLEVQLPFAEDVRTYRFPSLDKVITVSGKVVTQHRNLPNDDLLDAMDKYVDSMELMDTDEDGDLVDARFPIEDSFSPVLHRINAAIRSRAVHPNDPIPPPAKTLTQFSQPPEQVLQNAERHLKKLIEVADVKKVPPKAKGRKRAREPEKPLSGLDVDALLNQEKRVKISPNNAVPEFKQTLAQAETIETTKDAVKQMRSIIEDQIRHSFGDANYDRVTEGLGAVREELISYEEPSLYNEFIKELKEQVLKEKLGGDRRELWWLIKRSKLGLIDQGQSELSTVTEEEAKAFMAAQ, from the exons ATGGCGGAAAAGGAAGCAACGGTCTATATTGTGGATGTGGGGAAGTCCATGGACGAGCGCCACAATGGCCGAGAAGTAACGGATCTCGAATGGGCCATGCAGTATATCTGGGACCGCATTACAAGCACA GTTTCTACTGGACGTAAAACGGCGATGCTGGGCGTAATTGGCCTCAAAACTGATG GTACCTCCAACGAACTGCAAGATGAATCAGATGAATCCCATTTCTCACATATCTCTGTTTTTTCGGAGATCAAGCA GTTTCTCATGTCTGATATTCGACTGTTGGCCGAGCAGATCAAACCAAGCAACGTCGACAAAGGGGATG CTATTTCTGCTCTTATATTGGCAATTCAAATGATCATCACTCACTGTAAGAAACTGAAGTGGAAAGGGAAGATTGTGCTCATCACCAATGGGATGGGGCGGATGAACAGTGAGAACCTTGACGATATAGTATCGAAGGTCAAGGAAGATAATATAGAACTGGTAGTCCT GGGACCCGATTTTGACGATCCCGAATATGGCaccaaggaagaagacaaaaacTCTCGCAAG GCCGAGAACGAGGCGCTATTGAGGACCATCTCTGAGCAGTGCGATGGAGTCTTTGGCACTCTTGAACAAGCGGTCTCAGAAATGGAGATTCCTCGCGTTAAAGCAGTTCGGCCAATTGCATCATTCAAAGGCTTCCTGCAACTAGGTAACCCAGAGGAATATGATACCGCAGTTCGAATCCCTGTAGAACGATACCCTCGAACAATGGTAGCGAAACCCCCGTCGGCCAGCCAGTTTGTTCTGCGCTCCAATCTAGCTGCCGAGCAAGAAGGGGCTGAATCAGTGACTGCCGTTCCGGAGACACAGCCTGAAGATGGCAGTGCTCTCACATCCGTGAGAAATTTGAGGACTTATCAAGTTAGCGATGAGAGTGCCCCTGGTGGGAAGATCGATATTGAACGAGATGATTTGGCCAAAGGATATGAGTATGGACGTACAGCAGTACATATCAGCGAGACCGATGAGAACATCACAACACTTGATACGACAGCAGCACTGGAACTGGTTGGATTCATCCAAAGTGAACGG TATGCTCGGCATATGCACTTATCAAGCAccaacatcatcatctctcAGCGAGCCAACGATAAAGCCTCTCTCGCGCTATCTTCATTTATCCATGCTCTTTTCGAGTTAGAGAGCTATGCGGTTGCTCGTCTAGTCGCAAAAGAGAACAAGCCCCCTATTTTGGTTCTTCTCGCTCCTTCTATAGAGCCAGAATACGAGTGCCTCCTAGAGGTCCAGCTTCCATTCGCCGAAGATGTTCGAACATATAGGTTCCCATCTCTCGACAAGGTAATTACCGTATCCGGAAAAGTAGTAACGCAGCACCGAAATCTTCCAAACGAcgaccttcttgatgccATGGACAAATATGTGGACAGTATGGAGCTGATGGACACAGACGAGGATGG GGACCTGGTTGATGCACGTTTCCCAATCGAAGATTCATTCTCACCGGTTTTACATCGCATAAACGCCGCTATTCGATCCCGTGCCGTACACCCCAATGACCCCATTCCACCCCCCGCGAAGACCCTCACCCAGTTCTCGCAACCACCAGAACAGGTACTTCAGAACGCAGAACGCCACCTCAAAAAGCTCATCGAGGTAGCCGATGTCAAAAAAG TGCCACCCAAGGCCAAAGGCCGAAAGCGTGCACGCGAGCCTGAGAAGCCCCTCTCCGGTCTCGACGTTGACGCTCTGCTTAACCAAGAAAAACGCGTCAAAATTTCACCGAACAATGCGGTTCCAGAATTCAAACAGACCCTTGCACAGGCCGAGACTATTGAGACAACAAAGGATGCCGTGAAACAGATGCGTTCAATCATCGAGGACCAGATAAGACATAGTTTCGGTGATGCAAATTACGACAGGGTCACCGAGGGTTTGGGTGCCGTCCGCGAGGAACTCATATCATACGAAGAGCCTAGCTTGTATAACGAATTCATCAAAGAACTCAAGGAGCAGGTCCTGAAGGAGAAACTGGGTGGAGATCGCCGGGAACTCTGGTGGTTGATTAAACGGAGTAAATTGGGTTTGATTGATCAGGGACAGTCAGAGCTTTCTACTGtgaccgaggaggaagcaAAGGCGTTCATGGCGGCCCAGTGA
- a CDS encoding DUF4149 domain-containing protein (COG:S;~EggNog:ENOG410PNZU;~InterPro:IPR025423;~PFAM:PF13664;~TransMembrane:4 (o37-62i74-94o114-132i174-195o)) — translation MILDFFVHQHSIKHHFSAGESQNRNCFKMLDPRPFHILSYGTLLGVQLYQSFVSGIIAFRALPRPQFSALQAKVFPTYFALQTALPVVVGLTASRGGQALGISGLLEPDNQTKVLLPLATAFVTGLVNFAVLRKLTVDTMQERKHQETRDGKKSYDPPPHSKEMIALNKKFGRLHGLSSLINLVTIGATVFYGVVLSKQLE, via the exons ATGATACTTGACTTCTTCGTACATCAACACTCTATCAAACACCACTTCAGCGCTGGTGAGAGCCAAAATAGAAACTGTTTCAAGATGCTTGACCCTCGCCCATTTCACATCTTAAG CTATGGCACACTCCTTGGTGTCCAGCTTTATCAG AGCTTTGTCTCTGGAATCATCGCCTTCCGCGCCCTCCCGCGCCCCCAGTTCTCGGCTCTTCAGGCCAAGGTCTTCCCTACCTACTTCGCACTCCAGACCGCACTTCCGGTCGTCGTCGGATTGACTGCCTCTCGCGGCGGCCAGGCTCTTGGAATCTCTGGGCTGCTAGAGCCAGACAACCAGACCAAAGTTCTTCTCCCACTCGCGACGGCCTTTGTAACTGGCTTGGTAAATTTTGCCGTCCTGCGCAAGCTTACCGTTGATACTATGCAGGAGAGGAAGCACCAGG AAACCCGCGACGGTAAGAAGAGCTACGACCCCCCTCCTCACTCTAAGGAGATGATAGCCCTGAACAAGAAGTTTGGCCGTCTTCATGGATTGTCCAGTTTGATCAACCTGGTCACCATCGGTGCTACTGTCTTCTATGGTGTCGTTCTTAGCAAGCAGCTTGAGTAG
- a CDS encoding uncharacterized protein (TransMembrane:2 (o6-30i113-134o)) yields the protein MNRFAIAESLIGGLVTVMTPVSLAYVFCLWSGRTVPKIDHRAVASTWSFCSKLREAKIFIPITSLRSKSSKHTVPTASILPENIAVRPTASLKAKPSWLNPFYRAPKLPPGQVCALVVIMIICFAALVWLFVLLTRRPTVNGQFDGQSENCDTLDETHKQIGTKFDSLSSSIESLNERQEKESIPKKQEKASAAEKQKRHKSSSGFEKDDQQLGKLIKKFETQGQQMQFQFRFSDTGSLEYESTPGSFSTRNDRIRSESPQFIFQAGRATEQNVKQRETFPEEERRDV from the exons ATGAATCGTTTTGCTATTGCTGAGAGCCTCATCGGCGGCTTGGTCACCGTGATGACTCCGGTTTCATTGGCCTATGTCTTCTGCCTATGGTCAGGGCGAACGGTTCCCAAAATCGATCATCGTGCAGTGGCATCAACATGGTCGTTTTGTTCAAAACTTCGCGAGGCTAAGATTTTCATCCCCATTACCAGCCTCAGATCAAAATCATCCAAGCACACTGTGCCCACGGCGAGCATTCTCCCCGAAAATATCGCAGTCAGGCCAACGGCCTCGTTGAAGGCCAAACCTTCTTGGTTAAACCCATTTTACAGGGCACCAAAGTTGCCACCAGGTCAAGTATGTGCGCTTGTGGTTATCATGATAATCTGTTTTGCGGCCCTTGTTTGGCTCTTTGTACTTTTGACGAGGCGGCCGACAGTTAATGGGCAGTTCGATGGGCAGTCCG AAAATTGTGATACTCTTGATGAGACACACAAACAGATTGGAACGAAGTTCGATAGCCTGAGCTCCTCGATAGAATCTCTCAACGAGaggcaagaaaaagaatctATTCCCAAGAAGCAGGAGAAAGCATCCGCCGCCGAGAAGCAAAAAAGACACAAGTCTTCTTCCGGTTTCGAAAAGGATGATCAACAGCTGGGGAAGCTAATCAAGAAATTTGAAACTCAAGGTCAACAGATGCAGTTTCAGTTCAGGTTTTCGGACACAGGCTCGCTCGAGTATGAATCCACGCCAGGCTCATTTTCAACGAGGAATGACCGAATTCGGTCAGAAAGCCCACAGTTCATCTTTCAGGCAGGAAGAGCCACCGAGCAGAATGTTAAGCAGCGAGAAACCTTTCCCGAGGAGGAGCGACGCGATGTATAA
- the TOP3 gene encoding DNA topoisomerase 3 (BUSCO:EOG09260XL0;~COG:L;~EggNog:ENOG410PJ78;~InterPro:IPR034144,IPR006171,IPR003602,IPR003601, IPR013826,IPR013824,IPR013825,IPR023406,IPR013497, IPR000380,IPR023405;~PFAM:PF01131,PF01751;~go_function: GO:0003677 - DNA binding [Evidence IEA];~go_function: GO:0003916 - DNA topoisomerase activity [Evidence IEA];~go_function: GO:0003917 - DNA topoisomerase type I (single strand cut, ATP-independent) activity [Evidence IEA];~go_process: GO:0006265 - DNA topological change [Evidence IEA]), translating into MAVTKVLCVAEKPAIAKAVALHLSGGTMQTFHIPGNQYVKNYVFDFNFGGQLGDCAVTMTSVLGHLTSLEFERQYMGWTSCPPATLFEAPVHIAVDDDKKSIAENIRTQARFNKYLVIWTDCDREGEHIGTEVRDQAKEGNQQIMVRRAKFNNTERAHVLSAARSLIDLDERQASAVAARIELDLRIGAAFTRLLTLQLQNLHESLAQHVISYGSCQFPTLGFVVDRYLRVKRFKPETFWGIKVMHIRDDIKVNFLWNRVHLFDRAAVVMMLERCLKAKQAKVTKVNQKPTSKWRPLPLTTVDLQMMGTRYLHMDSSKVMKAAENLYTRGFISYPRTETDQFDKGIDLKKLVEKQLADPNWGQYAQGLLSGNFRTPRAGRHNDQAHPPIHPVCWVNPTVLNADEKKVYEFVARRFLACCSDDAKGQSTDVEVQYGDELFHARGLIVLERNYLDVYVYDKWESTQQLPNYRVGELFEPTEANIFDGKTTPPNYLTEPELIGLMDANGIGTDATMAEHIERIKKRFYIGVHARGGGRNAAKVLIPTRLGIALILGYDDVFAGLAESPSLSKPFLRKQMELEMRDVCAGTRFRAHVVQQNLDMYRELFIHTQMRMNMLKSAFRRYIVEEANV; encoded by the exons atggccgtTACGAAAGTCTTGTGCGTGGCAGAAAAGCCTGCAATTGCCAAGGCTGTCGCTCTGCACCTGTCTGGAGGTACGATGCAAACT TTTCATATTCCTGGAAACCAGTATGTGAAGAACTATGTGTTCGATTTCAATTTCGGTGGTCAGTTGGGCGACTGTGCTGTCACCATGACCAGCGTCCTAGGGCACTTGACAAGCTTGGAATTTGAGCGCCAGTACATGGGCTGGACATCTTGTCCGCCGGCGACGCTGTTTGAAGCCCCTGTTCATATAGCTGTGGATGAT GATAAAAAATCAATCGCAGAGAACATCAGGACGCAAGCTAgatttaataagtatttgGTCATTTGGACCGATTGtgatcgagaaggagagcaTATTGGCACAGAGGTGCGTGATCAGGCGAAGGAAGGCAACCAGCAGATCATGGTCAGACGGGCCAAGTTCAACAATACTGAGCGAGC TCATGTTCTAAGTGCTGCAAGGTCCCTTATTGATCTTGATGAGCGTCAGGCTAGCGCAGTAGCTGCGAGGATAGAGCTCGATCTCCGCATTGGAGCTGCATTTACTCGTCTTCTTACCCTCCAACTACAGAACCTCCATGAGAGTCTGGCACAGCATGTCATAAGTTATG GGTCCTGTCAATTCCCAACTCTAGGGTTCGTGGTTGATAGATATCTGCGCGTGAAACGATTCAAGCCGGAGACTTTTTGGGGAATCAAGGTCATGCATATCCGAGATGATATCAAGGTGAACTTTCTTTGGAATAGAGTCCATCTTTTTGACCGAGCCGCTGTGGTTATGATGCTCGAGCGCTGTTTGAAGGCAAAACAGGCCAAGGTCACCAAGGTGAATCAGAAGCCGACGAGCAAATGGAGGCCTTTGCCATTGACAACGGTGGACCTGCAAATGATGGGTACAAGATACCTGCACATGGACAGTTCAAAAGTCATGAAG GCAGCAGAAAATCTATATACTAGAGGTTTCATCAGTTATCCCCGTACAGAAACCGATCAGTTCGATAAGGGGATCGACCTAAAGAAACTAGTTGAGAAACAACTTGCAGACCCGAACTGGGGACAATATGCTCAAGG TCTTCTGAGTGGCAATTTCAGGACtcctcgagctggtcgaCACAATGACCAAGCACATCCGCCTATACACCCTGTTTGCTGGGTTAACCCCACCGTATTAAACGCTGATGAGAAAAAGGTGTACGAGTTTGTTGCCCGACGCTTTCTCGCCTGTTGTTCCGATGACGCGAAAGGACAGTCAACCGATGTTGAAGTTCAATATGGAGACGAACTGTTCCACGCCAGAGGATTGATTGTATTGGAGAGGAATTATCTCGACGTTTATGTCTATGACAAGTGGGAAAGCACCCAGCAGCTACCCAATTACCGAGTCGGCGAGCTATTCGAACCTACAGAAGCCAACATTTTCGACGGCAAAACAACACCTCCAAACTATTTGACAGAACCGGAGCTTATTGGGCTCATGGATGCCAATGGCATCGGCACGGATGCTACTATGGCTGAGCATATCGAGAGAATAAAGAAACGGTTCTACATCGGCGTCCATGCGCGCGGCGGCGGCCGAAACGCCGCCAAAGTACTTATTCCCACTCGTCTGGGCATCGCCTTAATCCTCGGCTATGATGATGTCTTCGCCGGTCTCGCAGAAAGTCCATCCCTAAGCAAGCCCTTTCTGCGAAAGCAGATGGAGCTGGAAATGCGGGATGTTTGCGCTGGGACTAGGTTTCGGGCGCATGTGGTCCAGCAAAATCTGGACATGTACCGGGAATTATTCATTCACACTCAAATGAGAATGAATATGCTCAAATCTGCATTTCGGAGATATATCGTTGAAGAGGCCAATGTGTGA
- a CDS encoding DUF1295 domain protein (COG:S;~EggNog:ENOG410PH50;~InterPro:IPR010721;~PFAM:PF06966;~TransMembrane:5 (o80-98i110-128o134-152i180-202o222-241i)), whose amino-acid sequence MWESFLRSQVPSAAPAAAPLSETMTLPLPEVKSLADCVSFDHAVRPFLSQVAALPEQLRPVIAAKDVNALKEIYLATNPLATALAFTIFLSGLFIIFSEISRNYSQVDRLWSILPSIFNVHFAVWARLSGLRTLNLDTIAAVSLLWTVRLTFNYWRRGGYSYGSEDYRWSIIRSRVNNRFLFFLFNITFISTIQPLLLLLLTTPTYNFLLLARLPGGQSFELPDLIFSRVAFFFIILEFFADQQQWKFQKAKTEYNNSARIPGNLKDQYDPEDLERGFVVSGLWSLSRHPNFAAEQAIWLTLYLWSAYRTEQYAQWTAAGVIGLLLIFQGSVRLTEGISTSKYPEYREYQARVGKFIPRLSVAPKYKGKNKKKAVQPTPKDKKEE is encoded by the coding sequence ATGTGGGAATCTTTCCTCCGCAGCCAAGTGCCTTCTGctgcccctgctgctgcccccCTATCTGAAACCATGACTCTTCCACTGCCTGAAGTCAAGTCTCTCGCAGACTGCGTCTCCTTTGACCACGCCGTGCGACCATTCCTGTCGCAAGTCGCTGCGCTCCCAGAACAGCTCCGGCCTGTAATCGCAGCAAAAGATGTAAATGCGCTCAAGGAAATCTATCTCGCGACCAACCCCCTTGCGACTGCGCTTGCTTTTACCATCTTCCTTTCTGGCTTGTTTATCATTTTCTCCGAGATCAGCCGCAACTACTCCCAGGTCGATCGCCTCTGGTCTATCTTGCCCTCTATATTCAATGTTCATTTCGCTGTCTGGGCGCGTCTTTCGGGTCTGCGCACACTTAACTTGGATACCATTGCTGCAGTCTCCCTTCTCTGGACTGTGCGCTTGACCTTCAACTACTGGCGCAGAGGCGGCTACAGCTATGGCTCAGAAGATTACCGCTGGTCCATAATCCGCTCCAGGGTGAACAACCGTTTCCTATTCTTCCTGTTCAACATTACCTTTATCAGCACGATTCAGCCACTCCTGCTACTGCTCCTTACAACCCCAACCTACaactttctgcttctcgcgCGGCTTCCTGGCGGCCAATCCTTCGAGCTTCCCGACCTGATCTTCTCTCGTGTCGCGTTCtttttcatcatcctcgaatTCTTTGCCGACCAGCAACAATGGAAGTTCCAAAAAGCCAAGACAGAATACAACAACTCTGCCCGCATCCCGGGTAACCTCAAGGATCAGTATGACCCGGAAGACCTTGAGCGTGGTTTCGTTGTGAGCGGACTGTGGTCGCTCTCCCGGCACCCCAATTTCGCCGCCGAGCAGGCCATCTGGCTCACATTGTACCTTTGGAGCGCCTACCGTACCGAGCAATACGCGCAGTGGACTGCTGCGGGTGTTATCGGccttctcctcatcttccaggGAAGTGTCCGCCTTACTGAGGGaatcagcaccagcaaatACCCCGAATACCGGGAATATCAAGCTCGCGTTGGAAAGTTCATCCCACGTCTGTCCGTTGCGCCCAAGTACAAGGgaaagaacaagaagaaggctgtgCAGCCTACTcccaaggacaagaaagagGAGTAG